CTATTGTGTTCATGAATATATTTTGCAAAGCAAAATGTATGAAATTCTTTTATGGTATACCAAATCAAGCTTCACTTGATTGGCTTCCGAATACATTTCTTGGAAAGAAATGTATGAGTGTACGTTATTTTATTATGTTCATGAATATATTTTGCAAAGCAAAATGTATGAAATTCTTTTACGGTATATTAAAATAAGCAAAGCTTGATTTAGATTTCTAGTACACAATATATACACGGTTCTTGCTTTAACAAACCTTTATAAACTATCTTTATACTTATCTATAGTATACTTAAATATATTCATTAACGGAGGTATTTCTTATGCCGGAGAAATTAACTGTCAAGCAACAGATGATTTACGACTTCTTAAAAGAAGAAATTCGCACCAAGGGCTACCCTCCCTCAATTAGGGAAATATGCGCCGTTGTAGGCTTAAGTTCAACTTCTACAGTTCATTCTCATCTTGAGACCCTTGAAAGAAAGGGCTATATAAAGCGTTCTCCTTCCAAAAACCGCTCAATTGAAATACTTGAAGAAGATTTTTACGCCCCTATGAGAGGGGTTATAAATATTCCTATTGTTGGAAAAGTTACTGCCGGAGAACCTATACTTGCCGTAGAAAATATTGAGGGCACATTCCCTGTCCCTTCGGAATACATAAACGATTATACCTGCTTCTTTTTAAGAATAGCCGGAGACAGCATGATAAACGCCGGCATCCATAATAAAGATATTGTTCTTGTCCGCCAGCAGTCCTATGCCGATAACGGCGACATCGTGGTTGCCCTTTTAGACGATTCCGCAACGGTTAAAACATTTTATAAAGAAAAGGACCATGTGAGGCTCCAGCCGGAAAGCCCCTTTTTCGACCCTATTATTACGAGAGATGTGACCATTATAGGAAAGGTCATCGGCCTTTTCAGGAAATTATAGTAAATATCAATATCCAGTAATAATATATGATTATATTTCCTAAAATACTATGAAGATGTTTCTATTCCTATTTTAAAACTAAATTTTCATTATTGTTCAAGATATATTTATCATTCAGGAGGCTTTATTTATGAAAAAAGCTCTAATAATAGTAGATTATCAATACGATTTCGTAGCAGAGGACGGAAAGCTTTCAGCCGGAGAGGCAGCGAGAAATATTGAACACCATCTGGTAAAGCTAATTGAGGATTTTAATTCTGACGGTAACTACAGCGGTGTCATATTTACTTATGATAGCCATAACATAAAGGACTTTACTGAAAATTCCCACCCGGAAGGTAAAGTATTCCCTCCCCATTGCATATACGGTGAAAAGGGCTATGGGTATTATGGAAAGCTTAAAAATTATGAAGAAAAGCCTGATTCCAACATCCTTTTGCTAAGCAAAAGAGGATACAGCCTGAACAGTGATATTATTTCCCAATTAGTAGATAAATATAACGACTTCACTTTTGCGGGAGTAGTTACAGATATATGCGTATTCCAAAACGTTATTGCCTTTTATAATTGTGCCTGCAATAAAGATAAGCCTATAAAAATAACCGTCGACACAAAAGGCTGTGCTTCTTTTAATCCTGAAAGGGAGCAGGAATGCCTTAAATATATGAAAGAGGTTCTGGGAGTAGAAATATTATAATAGTTAGTAGCTTCCAATTATCCAAAATAAAAACCCGTATTGAAATTTCAATACGGGTTTTTATTTTATAAGGCAATGGGCACCGCCCAATAATCCTTCACCTATTACGCTTATACTTGAATTAATATGAAATAGCAACATTGCCAAATTGCTTTTCCCTTATTTTATACCCTCTTAGAGCCAAATACTTACTGCGGAATAAAAGCAATTTGGCTATATTATATAGTAAAATAATTTAATTACAGTAACAAAACCGCATATTTAAATGGTTTAACATAAACGTTTCTATTATATTTAAGCTGTTTATAAAAAATAGATTTTTGTTAATACCATAAAGCTATTTTACTATATGTTAAAATACATTAGCTCTTTTTAATATAGCATCTATAGATATTATGGGAGTATTTATTTTGCCATATTTACTGCAAGTCTTTTCTTCCAGCCGCCTTTTTTCATTCTTAAAGTAAAGAAAAGACCCCTGATTACCCAATCGGAATACATTGCTACCCATACGCCATAAACGCCAAAGCCCATCGTAACCCCAAGAATATATCCAAGAACAATTCTTACAATCCACATACTTGCGATGGCAATTATCATGGTATATTTTACGTCTCCTGTTGCCCTCAAGGCAGCAGGAGTTACAAATGAAGACGTCCAAAAAATCGGCGTTGCAATAAAGCCTGATTTTAAGATTCCATTGATAAGCCTTGCAGAAACATCACTTGCATTATATGCTCTTCCTATAAGCCCTGTCATGGGGAAAAGCACAATACTTATAATAAGGAACATTATCGCCCCTGCTTTTACTGCAAAAAAAGTAGTTTTTTCAACGTCCTCTTCTTCCCCGCGGCCTATTTTCTGGCCTACGAGAATCATAACCCCTGTGCTTAAGGCGTTTCCTGGAACGTTTACAAATCCGAAAATATTAGAGCTTACGGAATTGGCAAACATAGCCGCCGTACCCATTCCTACTATATAAAGCTGGGTAATAAGCCTTCCTACTTGAAAAAGACTGGATTCTACACTTGTAGGTATGCCTATGCCCAGAACATTTTTCTGGGTAGCAAAATTGATTTTAAAGTATTTAAGCTTATTAAGCCGTATGTTTTTTTCCAAGAATATAATATGTATTACAGATAAAATCATGCCCACAAGCCTTGCTAAAAGCAATGCCCATGCGGCCCCTTCTATTCCAAAGCCGCCGCTTTCTATATTAAGCCAATTAAAAATATTTACCTTCCATGGGAATATAAGCAAATATCCTAAAATAACATTAAAAACATTCATTATAATAGTAATAAGCATAGGCGTAGCCGTATTTCCGCTTCCTCTTGCGACCCCAAATATAGTCTGGGTTATAGCAAGAACAGGAAAAGAAAACATGATTATGGTAAAATAGGAAAATCCTGAATCGTATACCAGCTTTTCTGTTCCGTCAAAAAGAAAATTCATCATGCCCACCTTAAAGACATAAAAAAACACCATAACAAAAAAAGACAATATTACGGCAAGTACCAACGCTTGAGAGCCTGCCTCCTTTGCCTCCTCCATATTCTTTCTTCCTATGTACTGGGCGACTATAATTGTTCCCCCTGTTGTAAGTGCAGCAAAAACAGAAATCATGATATTGCTAACACTGTCTATTATGCCTACTGCTGACACTGCATGCTCTCCAATGGCATTTGCTACCATCAACTGATTCACAAGGCCCATTATAGTAATAAAAACCTGCTCCATTATAATCGGAGATGAGATCGTAAGCAGCTCTCTCAGCCTTTTTTTTGATTCCATAAATTTCCCCCTGATTTTTCTACAAAGCGTAAAATGGGGTTATCCCCCATTTATAGTAAAATGCTGTAAAATTTTAATTAAATATAAGTAAAACCAATACGACGCGTACCACATTATTATACTCTTTTTAAAAATATAATCAATCCTCAATTTACGCTTATTTTAAAGAATACTGTATACATTTTCATGAGAAATAATCCTTTGTCATTTTTGCTTTTTTGTGCTATTTATCCCTATAAGTATATGCAGATATAGTAGTACCATCTACCTTACAGGCAATGAATGTCAGCACCTTCTATAACAGAAAAATCATTATTGTTTTATATAAATATGACTACACATAATAAGCTTCAAATTAAGCCTTTCTTCAGTTTATTAAGCATGGTTCATTGTAAAATCTTGCTATTTTTCTTTCATTATGTGATAATTGCACTATACATTAATATGTATCTGTACCCTTAGAAACGGAGAATAATTATGCTGCGCAGATTTATATTTCAGAACACCCTAAATACAAGGGATTTAGGAGGATATCCAATAGCCTCAGGAGGGCATACCCGTTACGGCAGCTTTATACGAAGTGATGCTCCTGCAAACCTTACTGATAATGAAGTAAGTAAATTATATAAGTATAATATTACCACAATTCTTGACCTTCGCGGCCCGGAAGAGATTAAGAGAACACCAAGCTTTTTTGCAGATAAAAAAGGATTTAACTATTATAATTATCCTCTATATGGAAACGGCAGATTGCCGGAAAAAGAAAATGATATCGCCGATTCTTATTTAGCTATGTTACAAGATTACAAATTAGTTTACTCTATTATGAAACTGTTCGCAGATACAGAATCGGGCATATTATTTCACTGTACCGCCGGGAAGGACAGAACCGGCATTATTTCAGCTCTTTTACTCGCGCTTGCCGGAGTTTCAATGCCCGATATTCTTGTGGATTATCAAATTTCATATACATATATTTACAGTATCATCTGTAAATTACGTAAAGATGAGCCTTCTCTTCCCGCATGGGCGGGCCAATCAAAACCTGAATATTTGGCTGACTTTTTCACAAAATTCTTGAATAAGTATCATTCTGTGGAAGGCTATTTATCCTATATCGGGTTAACGGACTGTGATATTCTAAATATAAAAAATAAATTGATTTTTTCTTAATTATAGTAAATAAACTTAAAAACGCTAAGTTTATTTACTACAGACTTAGGGAAAACTATTAAACTTAAAAATAAAAAACAGTTTTTAAGTTTAATAAGTATATATGAGGTATACTATTAATAAAGATTTATTAAGGAGCGATACTATGCCGGAAAAAATAATGCTTGTAGATGGAAACAGCATCATAAACAGAGCCTTTTATGCCTTGCCTGCCCTTACAAATAAAAACGGTGAATATACAAACGGAATATTCGGCTTTCTAAATATAATTATAAAGCTTTTTGAAGAAGAAAATCCTGATTATCTTGGGGTTGCTTTTGACTTGCCGGGAAAGACTTTCCGTCATGAGCAATTTGATGAATATAAAGGCACGAGAAAAGCGATGCCTATGGAATTAAGGCCTCAGATTCCTATGCTTAAAGAGCTTTTGAAGAAAATGAATATACCGGTATACGAATTGGAAGGTTATGAGGCAGACGATATTTTAGGTTCTCTTGCGAAATCTTCTCAGAAAAACGGTCTTGAAACAGTTCTCGTTTCAGGAGACCGGGACCTTCTTCAAATCGCTTCGGAGGATATTAAAATCCGCATTCCTAAAACAAAGGGCGGAAAAACTGAAGTTGAAGATTATTATGAAAAGGATGTAATGGAAAAATACGGGGTTACCCCGAAGGAATTTATCGATGTAAAAGCCCTTATGGGCGATAGCTCCGATAATATTCCCGGCGTTCCTGGAATCGGTGAAAAAACTGCCCTTAAAATCATTCAGGAATATAAATCCCTTGAAAATGCCTATGAAAATATAGCTTCTTTAAAACCTAAAAAAGCTTCTGAGAATATGCTTGAATTTAAGGAACAGGCCTTTATGAGCAAATTTCTTGCTGAAATCAATACGGAATTAAATTTAAGCCTTCCCGAAGAAAAATGCCAATATGAAAATATTTTTAATCCCGAAGCCTTGTCTGAAATGGAAAGGCTTGAGTTTAAGTCTCTTATTAAAAAATTTGATAAAAGAGAAGCACCAAAGCCCGAGGACCCTTCAAAGCTTAATTTTACCTTTATAAAGGAAAAGGGCCAAACAGATAGTCTTTTAAAAGCTATGGAAAAGGCCCGTACCTGTGCCTTAAGCTTTATTGAAATAGATGGCCTCTGTCTTGGAGCAAGCTTTTATTTCGAAGAAGAAGGCGGCTTCTTTATAGAATTTAATGAAGAACTTACATTAAAAGAATTTCTTTCTGAAACCAAGTTTTTCTATGACAGTCAATGTGAAATTATCACCTTAGACTCGAAAAATACCATTGTTCTATTATATAAAAATGGTATTGCTATTGAAAATATTATTTTTGACGCCATATTAGGCGGATATATATTAAACGCCTCCATATCTTCATACACTTATGATTATATCGGGGAAAAATATCTTAATGAGCGTTTTCCTTCCCTTGAAGATTTAATAGGAAAAGGAAAAAGCAAATTAGATTTCAGAACCCTTGACGACAATACAAAATTATTATACGGCTGCCGCCAAAGCTATACAGCCTTTAAGGCCTTTCCTATAATGAAAGCGCTTTTAAAGGAAAATCAGCAAGAGGAACTTTATTATGAAATAGAGCTTCCCACGGCAAGAGTTCTCGCCTTTATTGAAATTTACGGCATAAAGGTAGATAAAAATGCTCTAATCGATTTTGATAAGCTTTTGACGGAAGATATCAATAAGCTTACAGAAGAAATATATGAAATGACAGGAGAAGTATTTAACATTAATTCTCCTTCTCAGCTTGGAAACATTCTTTTTGGCAAGCTCGGGATAAAAGGCGGAAAGCGCACCAAAACAGGATACTCTACAGCTGTCGATGTATTGGAGCCTCTTCGCTTTGACTATCCTGTAGTTGAAAAAATACTGAACTACAGGACATTAAGCAAGCTCAAATCAACCTATTGTGACGGCCTTTTAGCTGTTATGGATAAAGAAACAGAAAAAATATACTCAACCTTCAATCAAACCGTAACCGCAACGGGGAGACTTTCAAGCACCGAGCCTAATTTGCAGAACATTCCCATAAGAACTGAAATCGGAAGAGAGCTTAGAAAAGTATTTATCCCCTCCTCCGATGAATATATTCTTGTGGACGCAGATTATAGCCAGATAGAGCTTAGAATCCTTGCCCATATTTCAGAAGATGAGGCAATGATTAAGGCTTACCGCACGGGTGAAGATATTCATAGATTTACTGCAAGCCAGGTGCTTCACAAGGCTCCGGAAGATGTAACAAGCTTTGAAAGAAATAGTGCAAAGGCCGTTAACTTCGGTATCGTATACGGCATAGGCGCCTATAGCCTAAGCCAGGACCTCGGCATAAGCGTTAAAGAGGCAGACGATTATATCTCTGCATACTTTTCAAAATACCCTAAGGTAAAAGCCTATATGGATAGAACCATCGCCGATGCAAAGAAAAACGGCTATGCAAAAACTATGTTTGGAAGACGCAGAGAAATCCCTGAAATCAGCTCTTCAAACTTCAATACAAGAAGCTTTGGCGAAAGAGTCGCCATGAATATGCCCATTCAGGGAAGCGCCGCCGATATTATAAAAATTGCCATGGTTAAAGTATTTAATCGCT
This is a stretch of genomic DNA from Anaeropeptidivorans aminofermentans. It encodes these proteins:
- the lexA gene encoding transcriptional repressor LexA — encoded protein: MPEKLTVKQQMIYDFLKEEIRTKGYPPSIREICAVVGLSSTSTVHSHLETLERKGYIKRSPSKNRSIEILEEDFYAPMRGVINIPIVGKVTAGEPILAVENIEGTFPVPSEYINDYTCFFLRIAGDSMINAGIHNKDIVLVRQQSYADNGDIVVALLDDSATVKTFYKEKDHVRLQPESPFFDPIITRDVTIIGKVIGLFRKL
- a CDS encoding tyrosine-protein phosphatase, whose translation is MLRRFIFQNTLNTRDLGGYPIASGGHTRYGSFIRSDAPANLTDNEVSKLYKYNITTILDLRGPEEIKRTPSFFADKKGFNYYNYPLYGNGRLPEKENDIADSYLAMLQDYKLVYSIMKLFADTESGILFHCTAGKDRTGIISALLLALAGVSMPDILVDYQISYTYIYSIICKLRKDEPSLPAWAGQSKPEYLADFFTKFLNKYHSVEGYLSYIGLTDCDILNIKNKLIFS
- the polA gene encoding DNA polymerase I, whose protein sequence is MPEKIMLVDGNSIINRAFYALPALTNKNGEYTNGIFGFLNIIIKLFEEENPDYLGVAFDLPGKTFRHEQFDEYKGTRKAMPMELRPQIPMLKELLKKMNIPVYELEGYEADDILGSLAKSSQKNGLETVLVSGDRDLLQIASEDIKIRIPKTKGGKTEVEDYYEKDVMEKYGVTPKEFIDVKALMGDSSDNIPGVPGIGEKTALKIIQEYKSLENAYENIASLKPKKASENMLEFKEQAFMSKFLAEINTELNLSLPEEKCQYENIFNPEALSEMERLEFKSLIKKFDKREAPKPEDPSKLNFTFIKEKGQTDSLLKAMEKARTCALSFIEIDGLCLGASFYFEEEGGFFIEFNEELTLKEFLSETKFFYDSQCEIITLDSKNTIVLLYKNGIAIENIIFDAILGGYILNASISSYTYDYIGEKYLNERFPSLEDLIGKGKSKLDFRTLDDNTKLLYGCRQSYTAFKAFPIMKALLKENQQEELYYEIELPTARVLAFIEIYGIKVDKNALIDFDKLLTEDINKLTEEIYEMTGEVFNINSPSQLGNILFGKLGIKGGKRTKTGYSTAVDVLEPLRFDYPVVEKILNYRTLSKLKSTYCDGLLAVMDKETEKIYSTFNQTVTATGRLSSTEPNLQNIPIRTEIGRELRKVFIPSSDEYILVDADYSQIELRILAHISEDEAMIKAYRTGEDIHRFTASQVLHKAPEDVTSFERNSAKAVNFGIVYGIGAYSLSQDLGISVKEADDYISAYFSKYPKVKAYMDRTIADAKKNGYAKTMFGRRREIPEISSSNFNTRSFGERVAMNMPIQGSAADIIKIAMVKVFNRLKKENLASRIILQVHDELLLEVKKDEKEIVEKLLKEEMENAVKLLVPLVADVHSGETWFDAK
- a CDS encoding isochorismatase family protein — protein: MKKALIIVDYQYDFVAEDGKLSAGEAARNIEHHLVKLIEDFNSDGNYSGVIFTYDSHNIKDFTENSHPEGKVFPPHCIYGEKGYGYYGKLKNYEEKPDSNILLLSKRGYSLNSDIISQLVDKYNDFTFAGVVTDICVFQNVIAFYNCACNKDKPIKITVDTKGCASFNPEREQECLKYMKEVLGVEIL
- a CDS encoding MATE family efflux transporter, with the protein product MESKKRLRELLTISSPIIMEQVFITIMGLVNQLMVANAIGEHAVSAVGIIDSVSNIMISVFAALTTGGTIIVAQYIGRKNMEEAKEAGSQALVLAVILSFFVMVFFYVFKVGMMNFLFDGTEKLVYDSGFSYFTIIMFSFPVLAITQTIFGVARGSGNTATPMLITIIMNVFNVILGYLLIFPWKVNIFNWLNIESGGFGIEGAAWALLLARLVGMILSVIHIIFLEKNIRLNKLKYFKINFATQKNVLGIGIPTSVESSLFQVGRLITQLYIVGMGTAAMFANSVSSNIFGFVNVPGNALSTGVMILVGQKIGRGEEEDVEKTTFFAVKAGAIMFLIISIVLFPMTGLIGRAYNASDVSARLINGILKSGFIATPIFWTSSFVTPAALRATGDVKYTMIIAIASMWIVRIVLGYILGVTMGFGVYGVWVAMYSDWVIRGLFFTLRMKKGGWKKRLAVNMAK